In Felis catus isolate Fca126 chromosome B1, F.catus_Fca126_mat1.0, whole genome shotgun sequence, the sequence TTGGGTTTGGTTCGCCCCAACAGGTAGCACGGGACGCGCAGTGCCAGCCAGGAAACCGGAGCCCGCGCGGAGGGAGGGGCGCGCCCGCCGGTCCCGGGGCCTGCGCCCGCCCCGGGCCGCCTGCCTCGCGTGGGGCGGAGGTGCGGGGCCTTCCTGAGCCACCCACACCCCGCTTTCCCTCCAGGCGGTACTGCCCGCCGCCCcccacgcgcgcgcgcgcgctgcCCCTCCACCTGCTGGGCCACGCCCGGGCCGGGGCACTTGGCTTCCACGGCTTCCCCGGGCGCCTCTCCGAGAGACTTTGTTACCAATGCCGTTTGGTAGTGGATCCCTCCACCCCGCCTTTAGATAACCCGTTTGCAGGAAAATGGTTTTATTCTGGGGCTCGAAGTCGAGGATGGGGGTGCAGGCCTGGGTAGTGGAATGTGAAGAATGGccaaccctctttttttttcttttttcctgaaataaacacaaaagtcCCTTCCTACAGTCTGGCCAGGAGGAAActggaggctgggggcagacTGAAGAAGATTTGGGGAGAATTTAAAGAGAGCCAGCTCCAGACAGTGTCTGCAAGGCTTTGAACCTGCTGCCCTTTTCGCCTGTTTCAGGGAGCCTGAGTCCAGGGTAACACTACAGTTCCTCTCCTGGGGGTctgccatcccccctccccaccggggCCTATTCCATTGTTGGGTCTGGGGCAGCTGCCCTGACGCCCCAGCCCTGCTATGTGGCAGTCCTGTCCCCTTTCTGGCTTGAGGCTCTGACGCTTGTAGTTCCTCAGGGTCCTTCCTCCGTGGGGGCTCtgactcccctccctccaccccagcccagtCTTGGGATtaggaagggaaggggatgggaaGGCTGGTGAGGGGCAGCTGCCCCCAGTGTCCCTGACTACGTCAGGGGCTGTGGCCTCCGAGTACGCTTGGTCCGGCGGGTGGGGGCTGAGCCCACAAACTCGAACTGCTTCTGCCTCTCAGCGTGGTTGGGGAAGGGCAACTGGCCCTGGTAGAGGCGCTTGATGAAGTGAGCCTCTCGCTGGTTCTGGCGGCTGCGGGAAGCCTGGCGGGGCCGACCCTGCCTGGTGAAGGCCATGAACCAGCCCTCGTGCCGGGCATTTTGGAAGGCCGTGTAGTTGTTCTCCAGCACGATCTCTGTGAACACGCAGTCTTTGCTCTTTCCACTGGGCtgcggggaggagggaaggaacaaGAGGAGGCGAGTTTGTCCACCCAACTTTCTGCCTTACTTGCCTTTGGGGCCTATTTTGTGGGACTGAGGAAGGAATGACAGGAGCCGTGTGCCCAAGGATTTCTGCCTGGTGAGAGGCAGAAGTGGGAGAAAGGAGCAAGCTTTGCTTGGAGTCAGGTCTGAACTTAAATACAGCCTGGTCATTTGGAAGTTGTACACCTTGAGCAAGGTATTTAGCCATGCAGAGCCTGTTTCCCAAGATGTGGCATAAAGATCAAGATTATTATGCAGTTCAGCGCATACCCAGTGGGCACTCTGTACACAAGCACACTCCTCAGTCTGGGCCAATGGTGCTGCTGggtggaggaaaaggaggcaaCAGTCTTTGATGAAAACAAGGGGCAAATGTTTACAGAATACCAGACTATGTCAGGAGCCACCCCACCACCCATTTGACCCAATAGATAACCTTGACACTATGCCCATTTTTATAGACAAGAAGCCTGAGGCTTAACCAAGGTAAGCAAATAGTGAGAACAGCCAGAACTGGAAGCCAGGATTGACAAATGTTAAGGGAAGTGGACTTCTCCTACCCAACAGTGCTGGAACTGCCCCTGCAGGGTGGTTACGCTAGCAGGCAGTTAGTGTGCATCTTGCTAGTTGGATCCTGTGGACCCCACTGACCTTGGGGCCTTATATGAATGTGGCCTTATATGAATGTGGCCTTATATGAATGTCAACTCTCAACCCTGATCAGCGCTTAAGCCTCAACATAGGGACTGCAATATCACGTAAGTGCTAAAATTCTGACTCCTTGATGTTGGGGAAATACCTCATAAATCAGAGCTGAAGATCCTTATGGGTCAGTAAGTGTCCTCAGAGGGCTTCTTGACCCCACAGGGACTCATTTAAATGGAGAAACCAGAGTGGCCTAGTGTTGGGGTGTGTGCGTAGTCAGTCATGGCTTGGGCCTAGTAGAGGGGAGCAGGGGGTGCTGTGGGGCACGCAGTAACATTGATTCCTTCATCCACTCCCCCTCCTTCCAGTTCTCACCTTTCCGATGAGCTTGCCCCTCTTGTTCATACAGATGTATTTCTCGCTCTCAGCACCCTTGATGCGCACACGGCTTCCAAACGTGTCTGTCTCCACTATGAGTTTGGCtatgatggggggagggggagaaagaccTCCGTCCATTGGGGTTGCCGGCTCAGGTATGGCAGGGGGCCCCCCAACCAGCCTGACTTCCGCACTTGGGTGGGGGGGCACCGAGAGGCCCTACTCCAAGAGGCTTCTCCCTGTTCTCCCACTGTGGCCCCTGCCCTGGCACAGGATCTGGGGACAGACCAGGTTAGGCCAGCCAGCAGTGTGAGTGGCCTCTGGTGAGGGCTGGGTCTCACCAAACTTGTTGCCGTCCTCCGCGGTGGCAGAGATGCGACGCCCGGTGACCTGCACGTGCTTGCCACTGGTCCGGCTGTAGAGCTGGTACTCACGGATCTGCCGCCTGCTCAGCTGGTCAGTCATGGCACCCTGGTCCCTCACGTACTGGTTAAAATTAGGAGACGGGTGATTCTCCCCCTTTGCGGTTACCAAGGGAAAAATAGTGTCAATTTGCTTTGGGTGACACCACCACTGGTCCATCCAAGGGAGAGGGGCGTGGAGGTGAGTGTGAGGGGGCCAGGCCATTTGTCCCGGGAAGCAGAGGTGCAGGGTGAAGGGTGCATATGGCCATGGTCTTTCCAGGCCAGCGGGTGAGCCAGTCATGACCTCTTGGCTCCCCATCTGCCCTGGAGCAGAGAACTGGTGGCCGCACAGGCTTGGGGGACCCTTGGTGATGCAGTGCAGATCTGGAATCATGACTCTGGTTGCTAGACAGAACCTTCACAGTTATGGTACCCAATTCCAATGTCAAAGAGGTGCCCTGGGTGACCCAGCTGATTAGAGACAGAAGTGCTGTCCTGCCTCTAGGACTGGAGCTTGTCCCTTCTCCAGAATGCCAGGGTCTTGGCTCCATTAGCCAGGATAACCAGATTTTTCCTTCATCCTCCCCACTGGCCTTGAAGGATCCTAcccccaggcacacacacatgcacaggcatATACATACATGCGCATACAGAAGCTGGTCTGTTAGGCTTACCAGAGAGCATTATGGAGGCTCTAAGACCTTTTGTTTAGGTTCCTGTAATGCCCCTGTAAGCATTTCTTTTCAGCGCTAACTGTGGAATCCTGAGctcctgcccatctcccctgcctTTGCCTCTGGGTGCTCAGGACCCTCAGAACCCCATCCCCCTTTTGGTCAGTGTTCCTCCCGCCACTAGGGGTGAGGTACCTCCTTAGCGAGGGAGATGGAGGCTGCAGCAGCGAGAGGAGCTATCAGTGGTGGCCCAGGCTCTCCTGTGAGCCGCCTGCCTGTGTCACAATGTAACAGAGGCTCGTGGCCAGTGGGGGCAATACTGTTGCCTGCCCGCTAACCAGGTTCTACCCATGCATGTCGCAAAGCCAGGACGATTACCTTCTTCTGGCCTGTCTCACCTATCTGCAACACTGAGTGGGAGAAAAACAGACCCCTTCCTGTCCTCTGTCTCCAGGAAGGTGCAAACCAGATGACATTTCTCAGCTGCTGGTGACAGCCTCAACCCTAGGCTAAAATGTTTCTGTCCCCACCCATATCCTACTGGCCTGTGCTGGAACAGACTTTCTGTACCCCAGATCCCTAAGGCCACCTTTATTCCAGGCCCCGTAGAAACCACCTAGACAGACCTCGACCCAGATCAGCATCTGTTAGGGGCCACTCTCTGGTagagggaggagcaggaaggaTCAGCTTTGAGGAAGGGGGCGGTGAGGGAGCAGCTACAGGCTGACCCTGTAACCTGCTCAGGGTTAACCCTTCATGTGTGTCACTGCTCATTTCCGACTCCAGCTAGGCCACAGGCCAGGAGTGCCAccaggagcaccccccccccccattgcctATGAGAGCAGGGTCTGGAAACTCAAAGCAGCAAAGTGCACCCTGCACCCCACCGCAGAAAAACCTGAGGCCAGCATTTGGGGTGAGGGCCTGCCTTCCTGCCAGGGGGTGGGGTCTGGCTGGGCCAGGACCCTCGGTGGGGTCCAGCCTATCCCCAGCCCCCATCTCCTGGCCCAGGTTCAGGCCCTCCGCCCCTCTTGGCGGGCAGCCTCCTTCTGGCTGTCTGTTCCAGGTCAGGAGCAGAGAGGCCCCCCTGAAGCCCCCTCCTCTCCTTGTCCCCCTTCAGGCCCTGCACAAAAGCAGCCCCACGCCCCCCCCACAGCCCACAACCCACAAGTCGCTCTCCCCGCGGGACCTGGCCTGTCCCTTTCATGTTCCCGCTGCGGGGGGACCTCCCCTTCCACTGCTGCAGACAGCTGCTTGTCAGACGGCCCCTCAAGCATGGCTATGGTCCGGCCTGCCGGCCCCCCCTCCAAGGGGGGCGAGGGGGCACTTCAAGGGGGAAAGGACAGCTTTGCCACCTTCCCTGAGTCCTGAATGGGGCCTCAGCCAGGCCATAAACGCCCCGGCCAGCCTCACCATTGTGCTAATTCCCCTTCCAGAACAGGTtgggcccacccccagccccctcccggcCAGGCTGGGGGCTTTCTTCTTGCTCTCCCTGGATGTGTGAAGCAAAAGGCCTGGAACGGGGGCTAGAGCaaaagggggaaggaaaagggggggagttgtctctctctctctcccacccccccactgctTCAAAGgcagcccctttccctctcccagaGAAAAGGCATTTACCTTCAAAAAAAGTCCCCACTGGATATGAAGAGAAGCGGGCCTCTGGCCTGGGAAAGCCAAGCGATCTCTCCCCAGAGCGGTTCTGGACCAGTGCATTTTAATAGCTGCACTTTTATGGAGGATCACAAAAAGGGACCGAGCCTCGCACAGGGGGCtgaggcttggggtgggggtgtgcatGGGGGGGGGctaacatggggtggggggagtgtggaGATGCAAACCCTGAATCTTGTCCCAAACAAACCCCTTGGGGCTTGACCTCATTGCCCTGTAGGTAAGGAGTCACCCCGCCCTAACTGGGGCTATCCCCCAGGACAGTGATTCCCCAGGACATCTATGGTGGTGAGAGTGGGGTAGTAAGTGGAATACACAACTGGTTTTGCATGAAAACCTGTCTTTTCAGGTACCTCCAAGTACAAGCCTCACCTGAGCCATCACCTCAGCCCTCTTCCTACCACTCCAGACTCCATCCCTCAAGACTGGGTTGCCCCATGCATTTAGCCTTGAGGGGAACACTTCAGGGGAGCCGGatggagagaaaagcagagaccTCAGGACATGTAGAGAGGGTCATGGAGGGAGGACAGATAAAGACCTTAGTCAATCCCCAAATCTGCCATAGCCCCTTCTATACACCTCCAGAGGCTgacaccagcccccaccctcaaaaaCCTTCTGGATCCAGGGAGAGGCCAGAACCTGCCTCCGTCCACCGAAAGGAagctacccccacccccagttgggtggggtgggagagatggagaaaagcTAGTGGGGGGCGCCCGCCTACCTGAGTTTGACAGCAGAGAATCAGTAGCTGCAAGCACCTGTGTGAGAAGACAAGGCAGACCTTGGTGTGGGTGCCAGTAGCCAACCCAGGGTGAGAAGGCagagccccccgcccctccctgcccctccgtgTGGGATTCCCGGTAAGATTAGGTCTGCCCCAGGCTGCAAATGGCAACAAAACTTCAGTTCAGAGAGGCAGTGCACTTACAGAGTGAGGTTGGGCAGCAGGCGGGTGGCTCCCATCGCCGGAGAGATTTCTTGGGGCGGTtgccctcctgcccccaaacTCAGGAGCAGATATGGGCAGTCCCCAGGGGTAGAGTCCCAGAGAAGCCAAGGTCTCTTCAAGCCACAGGTTTtcaggggggagaggaggagagaaaggggaggaggaggaggagagagaagggaggggagaaggaatggGGGAGGAGGGCGTAATTGGGAGACTGAGGTGTGAGGTGTCCACCTTCCTGGCCAGTGAGACAGCAAAGCAGCCGCTGGCTGGCGGGGTCTGCCAGCCTCTTGCTGGGCTACCCGAGCACAGAGGATGGAGCTGTGGAGCCTTCTTGATAAGGAGGCTGGCCCCTGTAGTCTCCCACGTTTTTCGTGACCCTCAGACCTGGACTAGAgggtccctcctcccctcccagggtCAGCTCCTCCTGCCCTCAGGTTTGGTGCCCCACCTCCCCAAGGGTGAGCGCAGGTATCATTCCGGGCCAGGGGTTGCTGAGTCTGGCTCCGGGGGTGGAAATTCCCAGAAGCAGCCTTAAAAGGAGGAGCCTCCCTCCAGGGGGCAGGCGGTGGGCTTGGCTAGGAGCGGTTGCTTCCCCTGCCTCTGTCACCCCTTGCTCCCCCTCTCTGCTGTCTGGCCACCGGGATGGAGGTGTTAGGGCTGTCCCGATGGCAGCAAATAGTGGGTGCCGCAGGttgggggtcagggagggggaggaaggtgCAGCTGTGGGAGGAGGACGCGATGGAATCTCGAGAGCTGGCCTGACGTCCGGGAAGAGACAGACTCAGAAGAGCTGGTGCACTGGCACAAGCTACTTTCCTCTGGGCCTCGGCAGTTTTGCCTGAGAGATGGGGGCAGTAGTGCCTCAGGATGCCGGCAGACCAAAGGAGATAACTGGGCTTAGCAGACGTCAAATGTGTCATATGTTCTGGGCCTCACTCACCCTCCTCTCTGGGGCAGCAGCCATCCCTagggcctcctccctccctgtgcccaccaacATCTTCACATGGCCTCTGGTCCCACACTGCTCTGTACTGTGCAGGTAGGACCCCATTCTAGGACCCCTGTGCAGAGGACACTAAAGCAcacggggcagggggggggggtatgGGGGGTAGTTAGCTCAGAATGGCCCAGCCAGTGAATGGCAGAACTAGGTTCCTAAGGTCCACATGGATCGTGTCTGGAGCCTTGCCACTGTGTCCATGCTCTCCGGGCTGCAGTATCTAAGGTCCCAGAAGCTAGGTGACCAGGGACTCTAATGGTTCCTTCCCTACAGAAGGTAGGTGATGGTGGCTGTGGAAGGGGGCATGTGCTTAGAGGGATCTCTGAGGGAAGTCTTCTGTGTAGGGAGTGGAGCTCACACCTCAGCTCTGGGCTCCCTGCAGGTCTCAGTGCCTCCAggatggaaagagaaagggaaatgctGGATGTggaggtatttacctaaagagaTGAGCAGGAGGGCGAAACTCTCACCTCCAAGTCTCCTCACCTTCCAGAGCTAGATCAATCCACAAAGTTgtctgccacccctcccccctcccccagacaagCCCCAAGGCTACCTCCTGGCCACCTCCAGCTTTTGGGCTCctagccccaccccccacccctcaggccTCTGGGACTCAAGGCCCTGCTGAACCTGAGCTGGTCTGGAGAGTGCAGGGGTAGCTCCCTGTAACTGGCAGAGTCCAGGCTTGGAATCAAATAGAAGGGATGTCAAAACTGGAAGGGGTCTTAGAGATTCTTCATCTGGTCCAGCCTCCTCACTCACTGATGAGGCCCAGCGAGGGTCTCACAGCTAGTCAGTGGCACAACTCAGACAAGGTGCCAGGTGCCCAGACTCCCAATCCAGTGCTCGTCGTTGTCCGAGCATGCCCTAGACCGTCCCACAGCTCTGCTTTGCTCAGGCTGATGCTCCTGATCGTTTCCATCTTCCATATTTGTTCTGTTTGGGGTCTTGATTTGAACTCTGCCTCTTCTGCGGAAATCCCCAAATGTACTTCTGGAACTGGTGCTGGCTCTGGCTCTATTCTTGGTGGGCCTTTGACCTCACCCACATCTCCACCAACAACTAGCTCCCAGGTGGGGTACTAACGGCT encodes:
- the FGF17 gene encoding fibroblast growth factor 17 isoform X2 — encoded protein: MLAGNGDQTARMRPWLLWDSTPGDCPYLLLSLGAGGQPPQEISPAMGATRLLPNLTLCLQLLILCCQTQYVRDQGAMTDQLSRRQIREYQLYSRTSGKHVQVTGRRISATAEDGNKFAKLIVETDTFGSRVRIKGAESEKYICMNKRGKLIGKPSGKSKDCVFTEIVLENNYTAFQNARHEGWFMAFTRQGRPRQASRSRQNQREAHFIKRLYQGQLPFPNHAERQKQFEFVGSAPTRRTKRTRRPQPLT
- the FGF17 gene encoding fibroblast growth factor 17 isoform X1; amino-acid sequence: MLAGNGDQTARMRPWLLWDSTPGDCPYLLLSLGAGGQPPQEISPAMGATRLLPNLTLCLQLLILCCQTQGENHPSPNFNQYVRDQGAMTDQLSRRQIREYQLYSRTSGKHVQVTGRRISATAEDGNKFAKLIVETDTFGSRVRIKGAESEKYICMNKRGKLIGKPSGKSKDCVFTEIVLENNYTAFQNARHEGWFMAFTRQGRPRQASRSRQNQREAHFIKRLYQGQLPFPNHAERQKQFEFVGSAPTRRTKRTRRPQPLT
- the FGF17 gene encoding fibroblast growth factor 17 isoform X3, whose product is MAQGENHPSPNFNQYVRDQGAMTDQLSRRQIREYQLYSRTSGKHVQVTGRRISATAEDGNKFAKLIVETDTFGSRVRIKGAESEKYICMNKRGKLIGKPSGKSKDCVFTEIVLENNYTAFQNARHEGWFMAFTRQGRPRQASRSRQNQREAHFIKRLYQGQLPFPNHAERQKQFEFVGSAPTRRTKRTRRPQPLT